The Halogranum gelatinilyticum genome contains a region encoding:
- a CDS encoding globin-coupled sensor protein: MASGVQGRAGGTERSAKQLAAEIGLTVDEVAWRKEFVGFTGEDAARLEAMGDAVEGRMDSLTGAFMDKVHAHDRTTEVFDRSPVTDEQLEAIVAGYLRTFTGGSYDADHFARRTRIGMLHDRIDMPLHYFGGMFGNINTLFLDAICELTVAAATEGATDERREEVAAAVEDGFDNAKAAIRGLNLDMQVVNDTYLHSYSDEMRTEIERSRALRDTVADTVDSLQISTTEAAESTDSIDQLGSEQSARMQEVSDELANMSATVEEVAATAEQVAQTSDRAEELATTGRESASDAIDSIHRIDDAREDITDDVEGLVDAVDEIEEIVEVIDDIAEQTNLLALNASIEAARAGEAGAGFAVVAEEVKNLANESKQQAKRVEEVIDVVTDHIDDTADSLDTADDRIDEGVDSVESSLGSLDAIVDAVSETSAGIEEVATATDEQAATSSELSHLVDEAAAGADDVATEIARISENIREQSETANDLDAALARLNTGEEVDVNRTDRTDRTDGAERPARADGSGRSGRPTGTDLSGLSLAELRSRLPEGMPDAIVDTLPRETLEDIVAGDATPPSGFNFD, from the coding sequence ATGGCATCTGGTGTGCAAGGCCGAGCGGGCGGAACCGAGCGGTCCGCGAAGCAACTGGCAGCGGAGATCGGGTTGACAGTCGACGAAGTCGCGTGGCGCAAGGAGTTCGTCGGCTTCACCGGCGAGGACGCGGCACGACTCGAAGCGATGGGTGACGCCGTCGAAGGGCGAATGGACAGCCTCACCGGCGCGTTCATGGACAAGGTGCACGCACACGACCGGACGACGGAAGTGTTCGACCGCTCGCCGGTCACCGACGAGCAACTGGAGGCCATCGTCGCTGGCTATCTCCGGACGTTCACAGGCGGGTCCTACGATGCGGACCACTTCGCCCGCCGGACCCGCATCGGGATGCTCCACGACCGCATCGATATGCCGCTGCACTACTTCGGCGGGATGTTCGGCAACATCAACACGCTCTTTCTCGACGCTATCTGCGAGCTGACGGTCGCCGCGGCGACCGAGGGAGCCACCGACGAGCGGCGCGAGGAGGTCGCCGCCGCCGTCGAAGACGGCTTCGACAACGCGAAGGCAGCTATCCGCGGGCTGAACCTCGATATGCAGGTCGTCAACGACACGTATCTCCACTCGTACTCCGACGAGATGCGGACCGAGATCGAACGCTCCCGCGCGCTCCGCGACACCGTCGCCGACACGGTCGACTCGTTGCAGATTTCCACGACCGAGGCCGCCGAGAGCACCGACTCCATCGACCAACTCGGCAGCGAGCAGTCCGCGCGGATGCAGGAGGTCTCCGACGAACTCGCGAACATGAGCGCGACGGTCGAGGAGGTCGCTGCGACGGCCGAGCAGGTCGCCCAGACGAGTGACCGGGCCGAGGAACTGGCCACGACGGGCCGGGAGTCAGCCAGTGACGCCATCGACAGCATCCACCGCATCGACGACGCCCGCGAGGACATCACCGACGACGTCGAGGGACTCGTCGACGCCGTCGACGAGATCGAGGAGATCGTCGAGGTCATCGACGACATCGCCGAACAGACCAACCTCCTCGCGCTGAACGCCTCCATCGAGGCGGCGCGGGCGGGCGAGGCCGGTGCCGGCTTCGCCGTCGTCGCCGAGGAGGTCAAGAACCTCGCCAACGAGTCGAAACAGCAGGCCAAGCGCGTCGAGGAGGTCATCGACGTCGTCACGGACCACATCGACGACACCGCCGACAGCCTCGATACCGCCGACGACCGCATCGACGAGGGTGTCGACAGCGTCGAATCCTCGCTCGGCAGCCTCGACGCCATCGTCGACGCGGTGTCCGAGACCTCCGCGGGTATCGAGGAGGTCGCCACCGCCACGGACGAGCAGGCCGCGACGAGCAGCGAACTGTCGCATCTGGTCGACGAGGCGGCGGCCGGTGCCGACGACGTCGCGACCGAGATTGCGCGTATCTCCGAGAACATCCGCGAGCAGTCCGAGACCGCAAACGACCTCGACGCCGCACTCGCCCGGCTCAACACCGGCGAGGAGGTCGACGTCAACCGAACCGACCGGACAGACCGGACTGACGGAGCCGAACGACCTGCCCGCGCCGACGGGTCGGGCCGAAGCGGCCGACCGACCGGAACCGACCTCTCGGGGCTGTCGCTGGCGGAACTCCGGAGCCGGCTGCCCGAGGGGATGCCCGACGCCATCGTCGACACGCTCCCCCGAGAGACGCTGGAGGACATCGTCGCGGGCGACGCGACACCGCCGAGCGGGTTCAACTTCGACTGA
- a CDS encoding CPBP family intramembrane glutamic endopeptidase encodes MTASPVADERPSNATKLLVGFFSLTFVFSWALWLPKVIVSSGAETGSAVIDDLIVGIAVLPEVGAFGPTVSALLLVYLHGGRDGVVRLLKRVIDLSVSRGWLVLAGVLFPVLAIGALGVAVVWGIEPTLPWAGEVYALPIAFVYILFLGGPLQEELGWRGYALEPLIERFGALAGSLVLGLVWGVWHLPWFYMPSMTMYYQRPLVGFMITITLLAVVMTWVFQNTGGSLAPMILLHASFNWSLWAFPAIESDIGGQVFIGMLLALVLLIVFRHGRTNFSSLRSATPTATSHQ; translated from the coding sequence ATGACCGCCTCACCAGTTGCCGACGAACGCCCGAGCAACGCCACCAAATTGCTCGTGGGTTTCTTTTCGCTTACATTCGTGTTCTCGTGGGCGTTGTGGCTCCCGAAGGTCATCGTGTCCTCGGGTGCCGAGACGGGCAGTGCGGTGATAGACGACCTGATCGTCGGAATCGCCGTGTTGCCGGAGGTCGGAGCGTTCGGTCCCACCGTGTCTGCACTGCTCCTCGTGTATCTCCACGGTGGGCGGGACGGTGTCGTCCGGCTCCTCAAGCGTGTTATCGATCTGTCGGTTTCCCGAGGGTGGCTTGTTCTGGCGGGAGTGCTGTTCCCAGTGCTCGCAATCGGCGCACTCGGTGTTGCCGTCGTCTGGGGAATCGAACCGACACTTCCGTGGGCGGGTGAGGTGTATGCGCTCCCAATCGCGTTCGTCTACATTCTGTTTCTTGGTGGGCCGCTTCAAGAGGAGTTAGGGTGGCGTGGGTACGCACTCGAACCGCTGATCGAACGGTTTGGTGCCCTCGCAGGGAGTCTCGTGCTGGGACTCGTCTGGGGCGTCTGGCATTTGCCGTGGTTCTACATGCCGTCGATGACGATGTACTACCAACGCCCCCTCGTAGGATTCATGATTACGATCACGCTCCTGGCTGTCGTTATGACGTGGGTCTTTCAGAACACTGGCGGGAGTCTCGCCCCGATGATTTTGCTCCACGCTTCGTTCAATTGGTCGCTGTGGGCGTTTCCCGCGATTGAATCCGACATCGGTGGACAGGTGTTCATCGGGATGCTGCTTGCGTTGGTACTGCTTATCGTTTTTCGCCATGGGAGAACTAACTTTTCCTCGCTCAGATCAGCGACTCCGACTGCAACATCACACCAGTAG